The stretch of DNA ACTCTCCCGTCAGACGGAAAAGTCTTTGACTATCTCTATTAAATTGAAGTTGTTCAATCTCTTAACTGGCCAATGGCAGTGTAATCTCTACCAATGTTCCTTCATTCATTTTACTCTTGTATAAAATACTGCCATGGTGCTGCTTAAGTATTTTATGACAAATCATGATTCCTAGGCCTGTTCCCTTTTCTTTTAAGCTATAGAATGGCTCGCCTAGACGAGGAAGAAGCTCTTCAGGAATACCGCAGCCTTGGTCTTGAACAGAAATCAGGCACTCTCCTTCTGCACTCTTTCGAAGGTCAATGCTAATTTCTCCTCCATCCTTCATGGCCTCCATCGCATTTTTTAAAATATTGAGGAATACCTGCTTTAATTGATTCCTTTCACAAGTAATAAACAAAGCCGTATTTTCCACTTTTAAATTAATTTGAATACCATTCATCAGCGCTTCTGGTGACAGTAACTCTAATGTATCTTCTAGTAATTCTCGCAAATCAGTCCGATTTAATTGCACTGCCTGCGGCTTTCCTAAAGAGAGTAATTCGCTGGTAATACCCTCAATCCGCTCTAATTCTGTAAGAAGCAAGCGGTCAATTGTGGTATTCTCTCCCCGATAGAGTTGGAGGAAGCCTTTGATTGTTGTTAAAGGGTTTCTGATTTCATGCGCTACTCCCGCAGCCAGTTCCCCGACAATAGAAAGCTTCTCTGATTGCAGTAGGAATCCCTCTGCTTTTTTCCGTTCAGAAACATCTCGACTGATAATAACAATATGCTCGACTGATTGTCCTTCTCCTTTAACAGGCATACATCGGGACTCAAATTCTATATAATGACCTTCCATGTGTTTCAAACGGAATTCTAACGCTTGAGATTCTTTCTGCTCAAACATGGTCTTTATTGTGTTTTTAAAAAGAGAGACGTCTTCCGAATGAATGAACGTACATAATTCGAATTTTTCTAATTCGCTAGTGTGAAAACCTAAAACAACTTCATGGGAAGGGGAAAAGTAACTGATCGAGTGATCCTTATTCATCACCATGATCAGGTCTGATGTATTTTCAGCAATAAGCCGGTATTTCGATTCGCTTTCTCCTAACATTTTATACATATCAGACAGCCTATTATTTAACCTGTGGAGCTTTACATAGGACTCAATGAGTAAAGCTCCAATGACCACTCCTAACATCACAAATAATATATATTGAAGGTGAAAGAATGGCTTGTCTCTAAACACATTAAATAGAAACGGAACGGTGACTATGTAGATGACCAAATAGGTTGCAAAGAAAATGGCACTCTTTTTAATGGAGGTCAACCGCGAAATATACCTATGGATTATTGAAAAACTAATCATAATGATTGACCAGCCAATAATTGCCGGCATCCATTGACCACTTGAATACAATCTTATGAGTAATGAAAAAATCCCAGTAATGAATCCCGCAATTGGTCCAAGGTAGGAAAAAACCAGGATAACAGGAGCGTACCGTATATCGTAAGAATAACCACCCTGGTGAATGGATAATAAAACAAGGATAATTGAAACAATTCCCCCATATAAACCCACCCAAAATTGAACCTTCTTAAAGGGTTTATGATTGATGAATGAGCGTATTACTAGTGGCAAACTAACCATGAGTGAAAATATTGAGAGATTCATAATATAGTCTAAAAGGATCACTGATTCCACCTATCCCTTGTTAAAATCTTACTATTTTCTCTTATATTAAACTAGAATATCCACTATTGCTATAAGGAAAATATATATTTAGTTGGTATTTTTGTCCATATAATATAAATGGTCAAAAGATAGAAAAAGACCTTTCCGCCGCTGCGAAAAAGTCTTTGAAATATTTATAAGTGAACCTATTTTGATAATAAAGAAAGCACAGTGTCTAAAATAACATTCACACCTTTTTCACAGTCTTCCCACGTCGTCCGTTCTACCTCGCAATGGCTCTTTCCATTGATACTTGGCACAAACAGCATGGCGGTCGGAACATAGCTGGCAATAAATTGAGCATCATGCCCTGCACCGCTAACCATTCGTTTGTTGGAGTATCCAAGCGACTGGGCAGATTCCTCTAAAAGTTTGCAAATTTCCGACTCAAACCAAACCGTATCCCGCTCCCATAGTTTAGTAGTCTTAATCTCACAACCTTCATTATCTGCGAATTGAGAAAGCCCATGAATGAAATCTTTAACGGAATTGACGATTTCCATATCTTTATGCCTTGCCTCAAGAGTAAAAATCACTTTATTTGGGATAACGGTATGGATACTTGGATATACGTTCACTCGACCGATGGTAAATACTAACTCTTCATCCAGGCTGCCTAAACGTTGACGGATTTCATTAATGAGGTTGTTCGTTGCGAAAAGGGCATCCTTTCGCATATTCATTGGTGTAGTGCCTGCATGGTCGGATTCTCCTGTTACTTCTATTTCATAACAGCACATCCCAACCACACATTCGACAACACCAATGGTGAGTGCCTCTTTTTCTAAAATAGGCCCTTGTTCAATATGCAGCTCTAAAAAGGCAGTCGCTTCTTTGAGGCGATTGTCTACCTCACCCTCATATCCGATGGCCTTTAATGCCTCTCCAAAAGTGGTACCCTCTGCATCTTTCTTTTGCACCATGACCGATTTATCAAATTTCCCAGATAGGACACCAGAAGCCATCATAGAAGGCTCGAATCTTGCCCCTTCTTCATTTGTAAAATTAACAATAGTAATTGGAATTTTTGGTTTGATGTTATTTTCTACAAGTGTTCTAACTACTTCTAAGCCGGTAACTACTCCTAGAACACCGTCGAAGCGCCCACCTTTTTTCACGGTATCCAAATGGGAACCTATTAAAATAGGAGGTTTATTTTCGGTTCCCTCCAGTGTGGCATACATACATCCCATATCATCTACTTTGACCGACATCCCTAACTCTTCGCAGCAGGAGCGAAAGTAATCTCTGACACGGCGATCTTCCTCTGATAACGACAATCTTGTAACCCCATTGTTTTCTGTCCGACCAAAATCTGCAAATCGTTCCAGTTCCTTCATCAGTCTTTCCCCATTAATCAATAGCTTTTGTTTTTGCATATACAACACTCCTTTTTAAATAATGAGATTACGTCTGTTTCCATTACTGTTTTATTTAATCTCATGGAGGTGAAAAGCTTAGGTTGGTTTAGTTGAAGCTTGACGGAAATGGATCATGTTACCTGTTTAATTATGTAAAAATTCAGTCAATAAATTTATTATACAATACTCCCTGTCATAGTCATTAGACAAAACATCAAATCTTTCCACACAATTGTTTTATAGTTTGTATGATTTCATATTTTCCTTTCACTAATTTAGAAATTATTGTATCTTTGAAGGAAATATATAGATATGAAACGTGAGGCACATCATATGTGGAGAAACAGGAATGTTTGGATTTTATTATCTGGGGAGTTTATTGCGGGCTTGGGATTGTGGCTAGGCATTATTGGAAACCTAGAGTTTATGCAGGCAAAGCTGCCTTCGGATTTCTTAAAGTCATTACTTTTAGCAGGAGGGTTACTTGCCGGTATTGCGGTAGGACCATATGCTGGCCGGCTAACCGATCAAGCCAGTAAGAAAAGAGTCATGTTGATAGCTGGTTTCGTACGTGCTATTAGCGTGATTTTTATGCTTATTGCAATCCACACCGGTTCCATTTGGTGGATGGCCGTGTTTTTAGTTTTACTGCAAATATCTGCTGCGTTTTATTTTCCAACACTTCAGGCGGCACTTCCACTTATTGTTGCTGATAAAGATTTGCTTCAGTTAAACGGGGTTCATATGAACGTGTCTACCCTGTCTCGAATTATTGGAACCGCACTGGCTGGAGTATTGCTGGTAGTTCTCCCCTTATCCATGCTCTATGTAGGTTCGCTTGTAGGATATGTAGCGCTATTTATCCTTACCTGGTTCTTGAATTTTGATGAGCGACAACTAGATAAAACAGAAAAGATGAAGAACAAGTCTTCAGTGAATACTAGTTTTAAAGATGTATTCCCCATCATTAGAAATCTACCGATTGTCTATATGACACTTATTATGACACTGGTACCGGTGTTGTTTCTCGGCGGGTTCAACCTGCTAGTGATTAACATAAGTGAGCTCCAGCATAGTTCAGCCATCAAAGGGTGGATTTATACTGCTGAAGGAATCTCATTTATGATTGGTGCGTTTTTTATTAAATTAATCAGTGACAGAAGTTCGCCTTATATTATTTTGTTCGCCTGTTCTTTTATGATCGGCTGCTCACAGCTGCTCCTTTATTTAGCGAATGTTCCTGTGCTAAGCGTATTGGCCTTTGCCTTATTCGGCTTTTCCGTAGGCTGCTTTTTCCCGACAGCCGCTACCATTTTCCAAACAAAAGTACCAAAGGAGTATCACGGACGCTTCTTTTCCTTCCGTAATATGCTGGACCGAATTTCGTTTCAGACTGTTCTGCTAATTAGCGGCTTTCTTCTGGACCTGATTGGGTTACAGCTCATGTGCGTCCTATTCGGAGTATTATCCATTATCACCACCACAATCTTCTACGTTAGACACAAGAGGGTTTCAACTGGTCGAACAAAAGAACTGACAGTAAAAGGGCATCATCCAGCCTAGATGATGCCTTTTTACTCTGTCCACAATTGGTGCCTGGCACCCAAAAAGCTTTAAATAATGTCCTCTTCCTTGACTACTTCTGGTGTCATTCGTGTAAATGATATATCAGGAGAACAAATGATGCTTAAAGCCTCGTCGGGGGATGTTACTGCAAAAAATATTTCCTCTAAGGAACTAACGATTCAGGCAACTTCTGGGGATATTGCCGTCAATGGAATTGATGCCAAACAGATTTCAGTCCACACAACCTCAGGGGATATTGATGGAGCGAGAGTTGCAGGATTTACTCATTTAACTCTTGAAGCAACCAGTGGTGATATTTCTCTTAATACAAGAGAAACTTCTTTCATCCTGGACTTCATGTCCACATCAGGAGAAGGCGAAGTCACCGTTCCAAACTTCCTATTTGAAGAAAAAACAGAAGAACGAATCATAGGGAACAAAGGAGAAGGCAACCATTCTATCACTGTGAAAACCACCTCAGGCGACTTCTCTTTCAAATAAAAAGGCTCTGATATAATTGAATGTTGATTTCACAGTGTTTGAAAAATAAACGGAAAAGTTCCGCTTAAATTGGGAAATACCCTTATTTCCTTAAAAATAAGGGGAGTTTTTCCGTTTATCTGATCCAAATCGTTGGATTTTGTCTTTTTTTAAAGCAGTTAACCGGAATATCTCCGCTTATTTCTGCTTATTAATCTGTCTCTATATACAATAGCCGGAAATTCTCCGCTTATGAATTCTCCTACTACTTACACGAAAATAAACGATGAAGGATAACGGAGCCAATAAAAAAGGGTGTGTCCACCACACACAGACAAATGTCCACGCGTGCTGCCTGACACCCCTTTTCCTTTTTTAACCTATCTTTTTCTTTTGTTTTTCAGTAGTTGGTGCGCTTTCCCATGCTTCTAGGTTTTGTAAGCCTTCGATGTTTGAAGTATAGAAGACAGGATTTTGGCCGTTTGCTTTTTGCTTCTTATAGTCAGCAAGGGCCGCAAACGCGATTTTTCCTAATAGAATAATAGCGATCAAGTTGATAATAGCCATTAATCCCATGAATAAGTCAGCAAGACTCCAAACAAAGCTCAGTTCTGCTAATGATCCAAACGCAACCATGCCGACAACGGCAATACGGTACGCGTTTAGCACAAGCTTGTTATTTTTAATAAATCCGATATTCGATTCACCGTAGTAGTAATTCCCCACTACAGAACTAAAGGCAAATAGGAATACGATAATAGCAAGGAAAACACCCGCCCATGATCCTAAAGAACCTTCAAGGGCGCTCTGCGTTAGGATAATCCCGTTCCCCTCTTTAGAGGTGTACAGCCCTGATAGAAGAATAATAAACGCTGTTGAGCTACAAATAACAAGCGTATCCACAAATACACCCAGCGCCTGAATTAAACCTTGTTTAACAGGATGACTGACATTTGCAGTGGCTGCTGCATTCGGGGCACTACCCATACCTGCTTCGTTTGAGAATAGCCCACGTTTGATCCCGTTCATCATTGCAGCACCAATTGCTCCTCCAGCTACTTCTTTCATACCAAAAGCACTTTCAAAAATTAATGCAAACACGCCAGGAATTTCTGTTATATTCGTTATCATGATGTACAGGGCGATTAGAATATACGCTCCGGCCATAACGGGAACCATCCACTCTGCGACCTTGGCAATGCGCTTTAGTCCGCCAAAAATAATAACGGCAGTAATAACCGATAAAACAGCCGCAATGACCATTTTATTTATTCCAAATGAATTGTTCAGGGAGCTTGTAATTGTGTTTGCCTGAACAGAGTTAAAGGCTAGTCCAAAAGTTATGGAAATGAGAACAGCAAAGGTAATCCCCATCCAACGGGCCTTCAATGCTTTTTCCATATAATAAGCGGGACCACCTCGGAAGGTGTCTCCATCTTTGACCTTATAAATTTGTGCAAGTGTTGCTTCTATAAAAGCAGAAGCTGAACCGACCAATGCAATTAGCCACATCCAGAAAACAGCTCCTGGTCCACCGGTAGTGATGGCAATGGCTACTCCGGCGAGGTTTCCTGTTCCTACCCTTGATGCAGTACTGATACAAAAGGCTTGGAAAGATGAGATTCCTTTTGTATCGCCTTTGGCCCCTTCACCCATTAAGCGAAACATCTCTCCTACCATACGGAATTGGACAAACTTTGTGCGAAAAGTGAAATAAAGACCTGATCCTATTAATAAAACGATAAGAATATAAGACCAGAGTAACGTATTGGACTCATTTACAAAATTTTCAATCATCTTCATCTAATCATCACCTTCTACCCCTTGTTTTTTTATATACTGATATAATTTATCAAATTCAAAGAAATCTGACAATGTTTGAAGTTTCCAGTTTACTAGAGACAGTAGAATTCCTCTTCTTTAAAGGAACTTTTCTAAAAGTTTCGGATAATCGTAATATTGTAAAAAAATAGGTCGTTATATCTAATAAAATTATGTAAAATAGAGATAGGGTTATACTAACCTTACAATTTTTTACAAGAAATACTAATTTAAGGGTGAACGTCATTGCGATTTTTCAGGAAGGAAACAATCCGAATATGCTAAAAGCTAGGCTGTATGACATATCCATCTTTCTTACTGCTCTGGCCATAGCTATTAGCTCAAAACATATAATAATACCCACATCTGACTTTATTAAGTCATTAATTGTGTTTTGGGTTTTCTCCAGTCTTTATTATCACCTTAGAGTTTTTTCAAAAAACGGCAACACTAATTTTGAATATGGTATTAGCTACTGTTTATCATTTGTTTTGTTTACTGGTCCTCTTGGCTTATTCATATTTGAAACGATCTACCGCTTTACCGTGTATGCTTATAGAAAGTGGACAAAGACCGCTGACCCCAGTGAGTTTACAGACACTTTATATAATATTGGTGCCTTTGTTATTACCAACTCAATAGCCTACTTCTTGTATCTACAATTAGGATCGATCATTGATTCAAATAACTATGTTTTTTGGATTTCGATGTTTTTACTGACGTGTATCGCCTCCCTTCTTTCCGCTACCTTCTTAGTTACCGCTTTTTACATAATGGGTGATTTTAAAACCCTTAAAGAAGGTGTAGACTTTGTTTTTAAAAGTAGAAGTTTGCTTGATTATGGGAAAGTAGCCATCACCAACGGATTGCTTTTCTTGTTTTTAAAAGATGGGAAATGGGATATGTTAATTAGTTTATTTATTTTAAACTACGTGGTAAGCCGTTCCTTTTTCTCGAAGGCTCAAAGCGCTCAACATAAGCTGGAGAGGGACAAGTTCGAGCAAATGGCCTATACAGACTTCCTGACTGGCGTGCACAACCGTACATTTATGGATAAAAAAATGGCCGAGCTTAATCAATCGGAAGAACAAATTGGTATTGTTGTATGCGACATCGATAAGTTTAAACGAATCAATGACAATTTTAATCACGCAGTAGGCGATAAAGTCATTCAGCACTTTGCTTCTACGTTAAAAAGCTATCTGGATGAAGAGGATTATTTGTTCCGAAGTGGTGGAGAGGAATTTACTCTTTGTCTCAGAAAGAGAGATTATGATCAAACACGGGATCTGGTTAATGAAATTCTGGATGGCGTTGCAAATAACGCAGTAAATGTGGAGTATCAGGGTGAACACGTCTCCATTTGCTATACTGCTTCGTTTGGCCTTTATTACTACAAGGTAAATGACCAGATTTCTATAGAAAAAGCCTATATTATGGCTGACCAGCTGTTGTTCCGTTCCAAGGATCTAGGAAAGAACAGAGCTTCCATGGTTAACGGTCTGGCAAAAGCAGTAGTCGTGTAACTAATTACACACCATTAAAAAAAGAAGCGGTTTCGACCGCTTTTTTTTATTTTGGGTAAACCTTTGGTGTCAGGCACCACAAAAAGACACTTTCCACGTGGAAAGGACATCTCGTTTAGGTGTACAAAAAAGTGTCAGGCACCTCGCATGGACAACTGTCCACGAGCGGTGCCTGACACCCTAATTCGATTTATGATACGCGCTTTAGATGTTTGAATTGTCCTTTTGATAGAACGGTTGTTTCAAGGCGGTGTGCCATGAATGCTGCTAGAACAGATAGAACGATGTCCTTTGGCAGCGGAGCCAGCATCCAGAACCAAGCCATTTTATAGGTGAATCCCTCAGGAGCAGCTGCCCAAAGTTTATAAGCAAAGTACATCCAATTGG from Bacillus sp. SLBN-46 encodes:
- a CDS encoding ATP-binding protein gives rise to the protein MESVILLDYIMNLSIFSLMVSLPLVIRSFINHKPFKKVQFWVGLYGGIVSIILVLLSIHQGGYSYDIRYAPVILVFSYLGPIAGFITGIFSLLIRLYSSGQWMPAIIGWSIIMISFSIIHRYISRLTSIKKSAIFFATYLVIYIVTVPFLFNVFRDKPFFHLQYILFVMLGVVIGALLIESYVKLHRLNNRLSDMYKMLGESESKYRLIAENTSDLIMVMNKDHSISYFSPSHEVVLGFHTSELEKFELCTFIHSEDVSLFKNTIKTMFEQKESQALEFRLKHMEGHYIEFESRCMPVKGEGQSVEHIVIISRDVSERKKAEGFLLQSEKLSIVGELAAGVAHEIRNPLTTIKGFLQLYRGENTTIDRLLLTELERIEGITSELLSLGKPQAVQLNRTDLRELLEDTLELLSPEALMNGIQINLKVENTALFITCERNQLKQVFLNILKNAMEAMKDGGEISIDLRKSAEGECLISVQDQGCGIPEELLPRLGEPFYSLKEKGTGLGIMICHKILKQHHGSILYKSKMNEGTLVEITLPLAS
- a CDS encoding Zn-dependent hydrolase encodes the protein MQKQKLLINGERLMKELERFADFGRTENNGVTRLSLSEEDRRVRDYFRSCCEELGMSVKVDDMGCMYATLEGTENKPPILIGSHLDTVKKGGRFDGVLGVVTGLEVVRTLVENNIKPKIPITIVNFTNEEGARFEPSMMASGVLSGKFDKSVMVQKKDAEGTTFGEALKAIGYEGEVDNRLKEATAFLELHIEQGPILEKEALTIGVVECVVGMCCYEIEVTGESDHAGTTPMNMRKDALFATNNLINEIRQRLGSLDEELVFTIGRVNVYPSIHTVIPNKVIFTLEARHKDMEIVNSVKDFIHGLSQFADNEGCEIKTTKLWERDTVWFESEICKLLEESAQSLGYSNKRMVSGAGHDAQFIASYVPTAMLFVPSINGKSHCEVERTTWEDCEKGVNVILDTVLSLLSK
- a CDS encoding MFS transporter — translated: MWRNRNVWILLSGEFIAGLGLWLGIIGNLEFMQAKLPSDFLKSLLLAGGLLAGIAVGPYAGRLTDQASKKRVMLIAGFVRAISVIFMLIAIHTGSIWWMAVFLVLLQISAAFYFPTLQAALPLIVADKDLLQLNGVHMNVSTLSRIIGTALAGVLLVVLPLSMLYVGSLVGYVALFILTWFLNFDERQLDKTEKMKNKSSVNTSFKDVFPIIRNLPIVYMTLIMTLVPVLFLGGFNLLVINISELQHSSAIKGWIYTAEGISFMIGAFFIKLISDRSSPYIILFACSFMIGCSQLLLYLANVPVLSVLAFALFGFSVGCFFPTAATIFQTKVPKEYHGRFFSFRNMLDRISFQTVLLISGFLLDLIGLQLMCVLFGVLSIITTTIFYVRHKRVSTGRTKELTVKGHHPA
- a CDS encoding DUF4097 family beta strand repeat-containing protein, with the protein product MSSSLTTSGVIRVNDISGEQMMLKASSGDVTAKNISSKELTIQATSGDIAVNGIDAKQISVHTTSGDIDGARVAGFTHLTLEATSGDISLNTRETSFILDFMSTSGEGEVTVPNFLFEEKTEERIIGNKGEGNHSITVKTTSGDFSFK
- a CDS encoding alanine/glycine:cation symporter family protein, whose product is MKMIENFVNESNTLLWSYILIVLLIGSGLYFTFRTKFVQFRMVGEMFRLMGEGAKGDTKGISSFQAFCISTASRVGTGNLAGVAIAITTGGPGAVFWMWLIALVGSASAFIEATLAQIYKVKDGDTFRGGPAYYMEKALKARWMGITFAVLISITFGLAFNSVQANTITSSLNNSFGINKMVIAAVLSVITAVIIFGGLKRIAKVAEWMVPVMAGAYILIALYIMITNITEIPGVFALIFESAFGMKEVAGGAIGAAMMNGIKRGLFSNEAGMGSAPNAAATANVSHPVKQGLIQALGVFVDTLVICSSTAFIILLSGLYTSKEGNGIILTQSALEGSLGSWAGVFLAIIVFLFAFSSVVGNYYYGESNIGFIKNNKLVLNAYRIAVVGMVAFGSLAELSFVWSLADLFMGLMAIINLIAIILLGKIAFAALADYKKQKANGQNPVFYTSNIEGLQNLEAWESAPTTEKQKKKIG
- a CDS encoding GGDEF domain-containing protein produces the protein MLKARLYDISIFLTALAIAISSKHIIIPTSDFIKSLIVFWVFSSLYYHLRVFSKNGNTNFEYGISYCLSFVLFTGPLGLFIFETIYRFTVYAYRKWTKTADPSEFTDTLYNIGAFVITNSIAYFLYLQLGSIIDSNNYVFWISMFLLTCIASLLSATFLVTAFYIMGDFKTLKEGVDFVFKSRSLLDYGKVAITNGLLFLFLKDGKWDMLISLFILNYVVSRSFFSKAQSAQHKLERDKFEQMAYTDFLTGVHNRTFMDKKMAELNQSEEQIGIVVCDIDKFKRINDNFNHAVGDKVIQHFASTLKSYLDEEDYLFRSGGEEFTLCLRKRDYDQTRDLVNEILDGVANNAVNVEYQGEHVSICYTASFGLYYYKVNDQISIEKAYIMADQLLFRSKDLGKNRASMVNGLAKAVVV